A genome region from Manis pentadactyla isolate mManPen7 chromosome 5, mManPen7.hap1, whole genome shotgun sequence includes the following:
- the SHLD1 gene encoding shieldin complex subunit 1 isoform X10 → MVLVTSFPTGFSHNKYGASASGFWTAVARRTMATEEATPGSQSEESNALDLPSAFDLRDYVLQRPSQEVNSEAFSSVEAPSFPCSSDVDPG, encoded by the exons ATGGTTCTGGTCACTTCCTTTCCAACAGGCTTTTCCCATAACAAATATGGCGCTTCTGCTTCCGGATTCTGGACTGCTGTTGCGCGGCG GACTATGGCAACCGAGGAAGCCACTCCAGGCAGCCAGTCAGAGGAGAGCAATGCTCTGGACCTGCCATCCGCTTTTGACTTGAGGGATTATGTGCTGCAGAGACCCAGCCAGGAGGTCAACAGCGAGGCTTTTAGTTCTGTGGAAGCCCCTTCGTTTCCCTGCTCTTCTGATGTGGATCCAG GCTGA
- the SHLD1 gene encoding shieldin complex subunit 1 isoform X7, producing the protein MVLVTSFPTGFSHNKYGASASGFWTAVARRTMATEEATPGSQSEESNALDLPSAFDLRDYVLQRPSQEVNSEAFSSVEAPSFPCSSDVDPDCTMELI; encoded by the exons ATGGTTCTGGTCACTTCCTTTCCAACAGGCTTTTCCCATAACAAATATGGCGCTTCTGCTTCCGGATTCTGGACTGCTGTTGCGCGGCG GACTATGGCAACCGAGGAAGCCACTCCAGGCAGCCAGTCAGAGGAGAGCAATGCTCTGGACCTGCCATCCGCTTTTGACTTGAGGGATTATGTGCTGCAGAGACCCAGCCAGGAGGTCAACAGCGAGGCTTTTAGTTCTGTGGAAGCCCCTTCGTTTCCCTGCTCTTCTGATGTGGATCCAG
- the SHLD1 gene encoding shieldin complex subunit 1 isoform X9, with protein sequence MVLVTSFPTGFSHNKYGASASGFWTAVARRTMATEEATPGSQSEESNALDLPSAFDLRDYVLQRPSQEVNSEAFSSVEAPSFPCSSDVDPV encoded by the exons ATGGTTCTGGTCACTTCCTTTCCAACAGGCTTTTCCCATAACAAATATGGCGCTTCTGCTTCCGGATTCTGGACTGCTGTTGCGCGGCG GACTATGGCAACCGAGGAAGCCACTCCAGGCAGCCAGTCAGAGGAGAGCAATGCTCTGGACCTGCCATCCGCTTTTGACTTGAGGGATTATGTGCTGCAGAGACCCAGCCAGGAGGTCAACAGCGAGGCTTTTAGTTCTGTGGAAGCCCCTTCGTTTCCCTGCTCTTCTGATGTGGATCCAG TATGA
- the SHLD1 gene encoding shieldin complex subunit 1 isoform X8: protein MVLVTSFPTGFSHNKYGASASGFWTAVARRTMATEEATPGSQSEESNALDLPSAFDLRDYVLQRPSQEVNSEAFSSVEAPSFPCSSDVDPGREQAF from the exons ATGGTTCTGGTCACTTCCTTTCCAACAGGCTTTTCCCATAACAAATATGGCGCTTCTGCTTCCGGATTCTGGACTGCTGTTGCGCGGCG GACTATGGCAACCGAGGAAGCCACTCCAGGCAGCCAGTCAGAGGAGAGCAATGCTCTGGACCTGCCATCCGCTTTTGACTTGAGGGATTATGTGCTGCAGAGACCCAGCCAGGAGGTCAACAGCGAGGCTTTTAGTTCTGTGGAAGCCCCTTCGTTTCCCTGCTCTTCTGATGTGGATCCAG gaagagagCAAGCCTTCTAA
- the SHLD1 gene encoding shieldin complex subunit 1 isoform X6 has product MVLVTSFPTGFSHNKYGASASGFWTAVARRTMATEEATPGSQSEESNALDLPSAFDLRDYVLQRPSQEVNSEAFSSVEAPSFPCSSDVDPGKHRVNRIEVPSKVANGLG; this is encoded by the exons ATGGTTCTGGTCACTTCCTTTCCAACAGGCTTTTCCCATAACAAATATGGCGCTTCTGCTTCCGGATTCTGGACTGCTGTTGCGCGGCG GACTATGGCAACCGAGGAAGCCACTCCAGGCAGCCAGTCAGAGGAGAGCAATGCTCTGGACCTGCCATCCGCTTTTGACTTGAGGGATTATGTGCTGCAGAGACCCAGCCAGGAGGTCAACAGCGAGGCTTTTAGTTCTGTGGAAGCCCCTTCGTTTCCCTGCTCTTCTGATGTGGATCCAG GAAAGCACAGAGTAAACAGAATAGAAGTGCCCAGCAAAGTGGCAAATGGTCTTGGATGA